The Fusobacterium sp. FSA-380-WT-3A region TGAACATCTATAGTAGAGTTTCCCAATAAGAAATGTGCATCCTTTACTAAAATTTCTCCTTTTAGTTTGTCTAATTCAGGAGTTATATTTCCTGAAAATTGTCCATAAGCATCTGTTATTTCATAATTAAAATCCCCTAATTTTACTACATTCTGATTTATTCCATTAAAATAAACATTTCCATTTACAGATAAATCATCTAAAAATAAAGTTCCATTTACTCCTAAATATCTATTATTAATATTTTTTATTTGGATTTCTTTATCAAAATATCTAACTCCTACTTTTAATCCATTAAAAGTAACACTTTCAGTTATTATTTTTCCTATTTCTCCATCAAAAGATATGTCTAAATATTTATCTTTATTTTTATTATTAATATTAGCTATTCCATATATTCTTCTAACTCTTATATTATTTTTATTATCTACAACAAGAGCTTTTTCAATAAATATCTGTCCTTCTAGAAAATCATTTTTATTTTCAATTTTCCCCTTAAAACTACCTGCTAAAACTCCTGTTTCATCAACTAACCTTATATTATTTAAATCAAATTCTGTAACATAATTAAAAGTATCTAAATTTATTTTTACATCTATTTTTCCATCTGTTTTTTTATTATCTCTTGTTATATCTGAAATAACATTTAATTGATTTTTATCTTTATCTAATTCTAAATTTGATTTTATAATATATCCATTAAAGTAAGCAGAAATTCCACCTCTACTTTCTTCCAGATTTTTTTTCTTTAAATCATATTTTAAATAAAAATCATTTTCTTCTTTTAAAACAATCTCTTTTTTATCAAAATCGTAATCTCCACTTAAATTTAAAACTTTTGATTTTATATCAAAAAGAAAATTATTTTTAGCTATTTCAAAATTAAAATCTAAATCAAAATTTGCTAAAAGATGTCTTTTATCTCCTAGAACTTTTAACTTACTTTCACCTTTTCCATCTTTAAATTTTAAATTCCCCACTACTTTTCTAGAAGTAAATTTATCATTTATTGAGAGAGAAGTTTTCAAATTCTCTAAATAAAAAGTATCATCTACATAAGTAAATCTTCCACCTACATCTTCAAAATATAAAATATCTAGGTTATCACCATTTTTACTTTCAAAATCTATATCAGCTCTAAATTTATCTTTATAAGATAATATTATATCTGCTTTATCTAATTTTAAATTTTCAAATCCTAAATTTAAGCTTTTTAGATATTTATATTTTTCAGCATCTTTATATAGTACATCTTTTAAGAAAAATCCTACCTTAACTCCTTTTTCTTCACTATAATCTAAAAAAAATTTTCCAGGATAATTTCCTACTAAATAATCACCATTTATAACAATTTGTTCTCCTAAAAATTTCACATCCATTTGAACATTTGTTACAGGCATATCTAAATCTTCATACTTAACTCCACCATTTTTTAAATTAGCTTCTCCCAAAAATCCTTCATCTGAAATTTTTAATTTAAGGTTTGCTATACCATACACATCTTTTATAGCTCCATGACTATCATAAGCATATTGAAATAATTTATCATTGAAATCTATATTTTTTAAATCTAAATAGAATCCATATTTTCCTGTTGAACTATCATACTTTATAAATAATTTTTCATTATTATTTTCTTTTCCTACACCAGTAAATTCTAAATCAGTCCTATAACCATTATAAAATTCAACATATCCATTTACATTATTTGCTGTTTTTATTATCTTTTCTGTATAACTTTCATCTGTGTAAACTAAATTTCCATTATAGACATTTATTTTTTTTAATATAGGTTTACTTAAATTTTCACTTTTTTCAATTTTGTCCTCTGATTTTTTTTGAGGTGCATTTGCTTTATTTTTTCCACCTGTAAATATATCTACTATATTATAACTATTTCTATCTCTTACAAAGTTTATATCAGGATTATAAATATCTATACTTGTTATTTTCCAATTATCATAAACTAATGAAAGCTGAGGAATATCAGCAATCAATTCTTTATTTTCCCCATAAAGTTTTGAATTCTTTAATTCTATTCTTCCTCTTTCTTTATTACTCCCTTCTTGAAAAGTAAGTTTTTCTATTTTTAATCCCCCTTTTGTAAATAGAGAAAATCCTATTCCAACTAAGGTTTCTATTTTATAGATAGCCATGTAGCTTATCCAAAAAACTAAAAAAAGAGGTATACCTATAAAAAATATTTTTTTGTTTTTTATTAAAAAATTTTTCATATTTATCTCCTCTTCTTAAATTTTTATAATGGTTTTTTTGCAGGTATTCCATTTGCTCTTGGGTATTTTTTATTGGTCTTATTTAATTTTACTATATCAATAATTACCCTTTTATCTTTACTGTGTGGAAGCTCATCTGTATATATTTTTTCTATTTTAGAATTTAAAATTTTTAAAGCATTTTCACCATCTTTTTCTTCATTTGTTCCTTCCATTTTTTGAGGTAAAAATCTACCTTTTACCTTTAAAAAAGGAATAACATATTCAAGAATTATATTTAATTTTGAAACCCCTCTACATAATCCTATATCATATGTTTCACGATTTTTTTCATTTATAAATTCCTCTGCTCTAATATTTATTGCTTCTACATTACTTAGTCCTAATTTTTCTATAACTTGTTTTAAAAAATTTATTTTTTTTCCAACAGAATCAATTAAAGTAAATTTTATTTCTGGATTACATATTGCTAAGACCATTCCAGGAAATCCTGCTCCTGTTCCTATATCTATAACTTTTCCTTCAGTTATTCCCATATATTTCATCACTAAAAGAGAATCTAAAAAATGTTTTTCTATTATCCCCTCTTCATCCCTTATAGCTGTTAAATTAGTATGAGAATTATATTCTATAAGTAGTTTTAAATATTCCATAAGATTATTTATTTTTTCTTCTGAAATATCAAGTCCTATTTTTTCTATGCCATCTTTTAAAAATTCTTTCATT contains the following coding sequences:
- the rsmG gene encoding 16S rRNA (guanine(527)-N(7))-methyltransferase RsmG, with translation MKEFLKDGIEKIGLDISEEKINNLMEYLKLLIEYNSHTNLTAIRDEEGIIEKHFLDSLLVMKYMGITEGKVIDIGTGAGFPGMVLAICNPEIKFTLIDSVGKKINFLKQVIEKLGLSNVEAINIRAEEFINEKNRETYDIGLCRGVSKLNIILEYVIPFLKVKGRFLPQKMEGTNEEKDGENALKILNSKIEKIYTDELPHSKDKRVIIDIVKLNKTNKKYPRANGIPAKKPL